One Brassica oleracea var. oleracea cultivar TO1000 chromosome C7, BOL, whole genome shotgun sequence genomic window carries:
- the LOC106301475 gene encoding 60S ribosomal protein L8-1, whose translation MGRVIRAQRKGAGSVFKSHTHHRKGPAKFRSLDYGERNGYLKGVVTEIIHDPGRGAPLARVAFRHPFRYKKQKELFVAAEGMYTGQFLYCGKKATLVVGNVLPLRAIPEGAVVCNVEHHVGDRGVLARASGDYAIVISHNPDNDTTRIKLPSGSKKIVPSGCRAMIGQVAGGGRTEKPMLKAGNAYHKYRVKRNSWPKVRGVAMNPVEHPHGGGNHQHIGHASTVRRDAPPGQKVGLIAARRTGRLRGQAAASAAKAD comes from the exons ATGGGTCGTGTCATCAGAGCTCAACGTAAGGGAGCAGGTTCCGTCTTCAAATCCCACACCCACCACCGCAAGGGTCCAGCCAAGTTCCGTAGCCTCGACTACGGCGAGAGAAATGGATACCTCAAGGGCGTCGTGACCGAGATCATCCACGATCCCGGCCGTGGTGCGCCGCTAGCTCGCGTCGCGTTCCGTCATCCTTTCCGTTACAAGAAGCAGAAGGAGCTCTTCGTCGCTGCCGAGGGCATGTACACCGGACAGTTCTTGTACTGCGGTAAGAAAGCCACTCTCGTTGTCGGAAATGTTCTCCCGCTTAGAGCTATCCCCGAAGGAGCTGTTGTCTGTAACGTCGAGCATCATGTCGGTGATCGTGGTGTGCTCGCTAGAGCTTCTGGTGATTACGCTATTGTTATTTCGCACAACCCTGACAACGACACTACTAG GATCAAGCTGCCATCTGGTTCCAAGAAGATTGTTCCGAGTGGTTGCAGGGCCATGATTGGTCAAGTTGCTGGTGGAGGAAGGACTGAGAAGCCGATGCTCAAGGCAGGAAACGCTTACCACAAGTACCGTGTGAAGAGAAACTCATGGCCTAAGGTTCGTGGTGTGGCTATGAATCCAGTTGAGCATCCTCATGGAGGAGGTAACCATCAGCACATTGGTCACGCAAGTACTGTTAGGCGTGATGCACCACCAGGGCAGAAGGTTGGTCTTATTGCTGCTAGGAGGACTGGTCGTCTCAGAGGTCAAGCTGCTGCTTCTGCTGCCAAGGCTGACTAG